One genomic segment of Hordeum vulgare subsp. vulgare chromosome 2H, MorexV3_pseudomolecules_assembly, whole genome shotgun sequence includes these proteins:
- the LOC123424979 gene encoding sulfite reductase [ferredoxin], chloroplastic-like codes for MAEFWPLKKDASQVKRTKVEIIKEKSNFIRYPLNEELVSEAPNVNETAVELIKFHGSYQQSDREVSGRKNYSFMLRIKNPSGKVLNQLYLAMDTLSDEFGIGTLRLTTKKTFQLHGVLKKNLKHVISTVIKNMGSTLGACGDLNRNVLAPTAPYVIKDILFAQETAENIAALLAPQSGAYYDLWVDEEKIMSAEEPPEVTKARDDNSHGTNFPDSPEPIYGTQYLPTKFKIAVTVAGYNSVDILTNDIGVVVVSDSAGEPVGFNLYVGGGMGRTHRIETTFPRLANPLGYVPKEDILYAIKAIVVTQRENERRDNRRYSRLKYLLDSWGIDKFWAEAEKYYGKKFEDFRPLPEWQFNNYLGWQEQGDGKLFYGVHIDNGRLGTRKANLLGASQTQW; via the exons ATGGCAGAATTCTGG CCCCTGAAGAAGGATGCATCGCAAGTTAAGCGAACCAAGGTCGAGATAATCAAGGAGAAGAGCAATTTTATTCGCTACCCTTTGAATGAGGAGCTGGTCTCAGAGGCTCCCAACGTCAACGAAACTGCTGTCGAGCTGATTAAGTTCCATGGAAGCTATCAGCAGAGCGACCGAGAAGTCAGTGGCCGGAAGAATTACTCATTTATGCTCCGGATAAAGAATCCTTCCGGAAAAGTTCTAAACCAGCTTTACTTGGCTATGGATACACTGTCTGATGAGTTTGGGATTGGAACGCTCCGTCTGACAACCAAGAAAACATTTCAGCTGCACGGCGTTCTTAAGAAGAACTTGAAGCATGTCATCAGCACTGTGATTAAGAATATGGGATCAACCTTAGGTGCTTGTGGAGATCTCAATAGGAATGTGCTTGCACCTACCGCACCATATGTGATAAAAGATATTCTTTTTGCTCAAGAAACAGCAGAGAATATTGCAGCACTTCTCGCGCCACAGTCAGGGGCTTATTATGACCTGTGGGTGGATGAAGAGAAGATAATGTCAGCGGAAGAACCTCCTGAGGTCACCAAAGCGCGAGATGACAACTCACATGGAACAAACTTTCCTGATTCTCCTGAGCCAATCTACGGGACCCAGTATCTGCCCACGAAGTTCAAGATTGCGGTCACAGTTGCTGGTTATAACTCTGTTGATATTCTGACGAATGACATCGGTGTTGTTGTAGTTTCCGATAGTGCAGGGGAGCCTGTTGGCTTTAACCTCTAT GTTGGAGGTGGCATGGGAAGGACACACAGAATAGAAACCACATTCCCTCGGCTGGCTAATCCACTTGGTTATGTTCCTAAGGAGGATATATTATATGCTATAAAGGCAATAGTTGTTACACAGAGGGAAAATGAAAGAAGAGATAACCGCAGGTATAGCAGACTGAAGTATCTGCTTGACAGCTGGGGAATTGACAAGTTCTGGGCTGAAGCTGAAAAATATTATGGAAAGAAATTTGAAGATTTCCGTCCATTGCCAGAATGGCAGTTCAACAACTACCTTGGGTGGCAAGAGCAG GGTGATGGTAAATTATTCTATGGAGTGCACATTGATAATGGTCGTCTTGGGACCAGGAAGGCGAATCTtttgggagcttcacaaacacaaTGGTGA
- the LOC123429186 gene encoding uncharacterized protein LOC123429186, whose amino-acid sequence MLKTSKKMTKRHAVLLLLVFAIIFSCNVLKCGAYQNQVAFSRKELKAEQKVSFTGMSPSLGGLVSGATNAGGASNKAEISNVETTSATESHRDVSWEQFRGIIIHNHQVKKP is encoded by the coding sequence CGAAGAAAATGACGAAGAGACACGCCGTTCTACTACTACTTGTCTTTGCAATTATATTCTCCTGCAATGTCCTGAAGTGTGGTGCATACCAGAACCAAGTGGCATTCTCTCGCAAAGAGCTGAAAGCAGAACAGAAAGTATCCTTTACTGGAATGAGTCCATCGCTTGGCGGGCTGGTTTCCGGCGCGACCAATGCAGGAGGTGCAAGCAATAAGGCTGAAATATCAAACGTCGAAACTACATCTGCCACAGAGTCCCACCGCGACGTCTCATGGGAACAGTTCCGTGGTATCATCATCCACAACCACCAGGTCAAGAAACCATAA
- the LOC123429185 gene encoding defensin Tk-AMP-D1.1-like, which produces MESSHKLFSAVAILLLLVVATEVAPAQARECEVESERFNGLCFVSANCAGVCGAEGFTGGKCSGLKRSCMCTKQC; this is translated from the exons ATGGAGTCATCACACAAGCTTTTCTCAGCCGttgccatcctcctcctcctcgttgtcgCCACCG AGGTGGCGCCAGCGCAGGCGCGAGAGTGTGAGGTAGAGAGCGAGCGGTTCAACGGGCTGTGCTTCGTTTCCGCAAACTGCGCCGGTGTGTGCGGTGCGGAGGGGTTCACCGGCGGCAAGTGCTCTGGCTTGAAGAGGAGCTGCATGTGCACCAAGCAGTGCTAG